The genomic stretch GATATTACACTTGTTGGATGGGGAGCTCAATTATCTGTAATGGAACAAGCCTGTCTAGATGCTGAAAAAGTAAGTTGCATTGGCGCAAAAATAGGTTACAACATACATTCTGCATCACACAATAATTCTCCATGGTTTACAGTATGTTGGGCAAGTTGTTGTTGAAGAATTATATTTGGTTTTTGGAATCAATCTTTTTTTTCCAGAAAGGGAAAACAAATTGAATTTGGGGTTGGGATATTTTATCATACGCTTGGTTGAGTTACATGTGGAAggaaacatttttttttttagaattctAATGTCAGAGGGAAGCTGATTCTGTTTCCATGATTGACAAAAGAAATAACAGAGACTAGAATTGGAAACCGCGGTCAAATAGTACAGACATGAAACTAATATATCACATCTATTTTATGTCAAAAATGCTATGTTCACACCAAAAATCAGTTACCAAATTAGCcattatgtatttgtgtataaatacaggTGTAGTTTAActagtgtattttgtattttaatatatattctataaaAATAGTTCAAATAGTTCATTTAGTGGCTGATTTTTTGTCTAGACCTAGTATGGTTGATTTTATATGTGCTAGTATATCAATTGGCagtactttttttatttattatgtgtAATAGTAATAAAAATGGAATTACCCAATATGACAAGTTGTTTATAACTTAATTAAGAAGCTTACAGATGCAGAACAATATGCCATGCAAGTGCTACATAacttatttagttttaaataaaGAATATTGTTGGTATTTAATTCATATATAATAGGAAAAAATAGGCAACAAAATGATAAGCACATCTTTTCATGTCGTGTCAATGTACATATGTCTAAGTGAAACTGTAGTTGAGCAGTATGTCAATTTGGGTTGTTGgtatttaattttcatatataaAACTATTTAGAGCATCCCATTTGTagattcttctttttattttccagTGGAAAATTTGGTAGTTGAAACTCTCTTAAATTACTTACCGTTGGGgaaaaaataatcataatatGAGAAAAATACTGAAAATCACAATTTGCTTGTCTatcataaaatataatcataataTGAGAAAAATACTGAAAATCACAATTTGCTTGTCTATGATAAAATATTACTTGTTTCTTAAAATTTTCAAGTAATTGTGACATTTTACAGGAAGGAATTTCTTGTGAACTGATAGATCTAAAGACATTAATACCTTGGGATAAGGAGACAGTGGAGACCTCAGTTAACAAGACAGGAAGGCTACTTGTGAGTAAATTAATTTCAACGGTCAAAAAACGGGTGTATCCGGATTTATAAACGTGTCCAAATACattgattaattatatttagatGCATTGATTTATAACTTTATCAAAAAAAGTCAAAATGACCATCAATGTGGAATGGAGGGAGTGTCTTACATGATGCTTTCAATGGGATGTATAGATTAGTCATGAAGCTCCGGTAACCGGAGGTTTTGGTGCTGAAATCTCGGCTTCTATTGTTGAACGCTGCTTCTCGAGGGTATGCTTCAGCCAAATTATTGTTGTAGAGTATATGAAATTGCATTCATACTTAACCATATTCAACAGTATCGGTACGAATTTCTAACCGTCTCTTTCGTTATTTGTGGTATAGTTAGAAGCCCCTGTAGCGAGAATCTGCGGTCTAGACACCCCTTTTCCTTTGGTGTTTGAGCCCTTCTACATGCCAACCAAGAATAAGGTAACTTGTCTGTTCGCCTTAATTTTCTTTACAATCATAATAGGTGTACACAAAAAATCAGTTATCAATATATAATacatattgaaatataaaatacaaattaaaaatgagttaaacaaatatgtatttatatacaaatacatgAGGACTGATTTAATAGTTGATTTTTGGTgtacacataatatttttattttccttatAGGGTAAATTACACTAAGCATCCTTGAGATTCCGTAACAAGTTCTGCCACTTATTTTATGCAGATATTGGATGCTATTAAATCAACCGTTGGCTACTGAAGAGCTTAATCACAATCTTTCAACCATCTATGTGATTTTGAATTCACATGATCATCATAATGATCATGTTTGGGACGAGATGGATTAGTATAATGCATTGCAGACCATGGAATCTGCAGATTAAATTAATCATGCCTTCTCCAAATgtaaaacatttttaaaaaataataataataaaggagAGAATGAATGAAACTTGAAAATAACCATACATTCGCATATTAGGCCCATCCTTGTAATTCTATATATAATAGGAATATGTCACATGAAATATCTAAATGAGAATGTAAGAATGAGTTGATAGTCAAAATCGTCCCTGAAAGATACTTCGATCTCTATATCAGTTTTCGAAAGATAAAGTTAATCAAAATCGTTACCGAAAGATGACGGACATGACCATGTTCGTCTTTCTGTCATCTCCTTTACTGAGCTGGCAAACGTTGGATGACGTGTTTTGTTAATTGCCTGGGTGGACGACGCCTACGTGTACGCTGGGGTTGTTGACAAGGTAAGTACGTTAAAACAATTCAAATCAGTCCCTTGGATGATGAACCCTAATCCTAAATTCGTTGATAAATAAGTCGCGGTCAAGAATTATATGGCCCCATAGTTGGGTAGAACTTGGAATTGTTGGGTCGTCGGGAGGATGGAGACGGAAAATGGAGGTCGTAGTGGTGGTGTGTTTTTTCGGTCGCACGACAGTAACGGTTCCAGTGCTTCAATGCGAATGAGGAGGAAGACTCATGAGGAATAATGTTTCTGCGGGTTGAAGGCTGTGATAAAAAAAATCTGGGGCAGCAGAGAACCCAGATAGATTATTCTATGCATTTCCAAGATACCGGGTGAGTGGTGTTGAAAAAGTTGAAGGTTTTTCATCTTGTTCTGTGTTATTGGatgtttttcattgtttttgtctCTGATTTATCAATTTGCAGAAGGGCAGTCACTGTAATTACTTTAAGTGAGTTGATGATAATGACTATCAAGCAGTGGTTGAAGGTGGTGTAAAGGAAGATTCTAGAACTGAATTGCAGGTTAAAAGTGATTATGATGAATGGAGGGTGAAGGTGGCATGAAAATTAGGTAGTTTGGAAGCTGAAGTTAGATCTTTGAAATtgctaataatttttatatttgtgaTAGTTGTAATTAATGTGATCCTTTGTTGTTTGATATGTACTTCCAAGTAAACACAATTCTGTTGAAATGTAATGTTGTATCGAGTTGGATGGATTGAATGAGAATAGATGTTTGATTAGTGCTATTTAAGATTAACTCCAAACTCTCAATTACTGCATTCTAGAATATTGCAAATTAATCAATATCACTGTTGCTATAAGATTAAGCCATAAACAGGATAAGTAATCAAAGTAAGTAGTCATAACATTGTGCTGCCATTCAAGACTAATTGTCTCATTGTCTGAAAGATAAGTACCACAACAAATTCATAAGGTATCCAATCCTAAAAATGAAGGCTACACCAAAAGAAAATGACAGATACAACTTTCAGATTACACATAACCACAATGTTTAATATGGTACTTCATTTGTCCTATACAAAAAAACTAAAGCAGCCCTATACATTGCTTTCTAATCAATGTTGTTTATCATTCTTCCTTGAGTGCTTGAAGTTTGGAGTAGGCAAAAAAGTCATAAAGTTGGCCAACTTCTTAGCAATTGCAGAACTTGTCCCTTTGATGGTCTCAACCGAGATAGTCACTGGTGCAGTTGTAGTAGGTTTATGGGAGGATCTAGCTCTTACTTTCACTTTAATCACCTGTAATTTAGGTGGCCTAGCTACAACTTCATCCTACATAAGCCAATACCAAAAGCAATTGTTAGTTTATAAAATAAAGGTGATATTTTTCTTACGCTTGAGCAGTCATTATACAACCTGTTGTGTAGCTTGGGTTGGTGGAATGCTTTCAGATTGGCTGATGTCAATCTCTGTAGGGAGTGGGATGGGTGCTAGAAGTGAAGGCAATGGTGCTATTACTTCTGGAACATTATCGTGTTCTATAGGGACAGCATTCACTTCAGGATCAGCTGCATCTGCAGCAGGAGCAATAACTGCCAGTTGCAGCTGCATCTGCCTAGCATTTTTCTCAGCATCCAAGGCTTTCTTCTTTGCACAGTCTCTTTTGTTGTGGCCAACCTCACCACAGTACGTGCATTTGATTGGGTTGTACTTTCTTTTCATCTATGTCTTTAACCCAGTTGGCTATTcatccttctttcttcttcttttttttgtcgGTCTTCCAGGTTTTGGTTTAAATGGGGTGGGACTGGAGCAGGATGTGGCGTTTTTTCTCATAGATCCTGTCCTTTTACCGGATTGACATTGAAACAGTAAGTCCTCCTATATGCTTCCATCTTCAACCAATCATGACAATACTCTTCAGTCCTTTTGTCATTCTTATCTTATATGACTGATATTGCATGCATACACAGCATACCTtttcaaacaaattaaattgtTAATTAAAATGTGTAACATGACTGAATATAACTTATCTAAGTGTTGAAATTGTTACTTGTGAGTTGCCAAAACTTATAAGTGCATGTGCGCTTTTCCAGGTCAACAACCATATTGGTTGGCCAGCCATGCACTTCGTACaactcttctttttcatcaccATACCACTGAGGAGCCCAATGACTAGACAAGGATGTCATTGCTTCAAGTCTACTTTGCTGAACAAGGGGCAGAATTCCTTGATAGTTCTATAACTTCTTCCTATTGTCAATCATGCTCTTTATGATGATCCTTCTCACTTCCTCAATTAAGGTCAGGATGGGCTTGCTCCTTTCGTGCTTGGTTTTGGCATTAAACGATTCACATGCGTTGTTGCATATGTTATCCACCTTCGGAACCTCACTGAAATGCGCCTTAGTCCATGCATCTTTCGGCCACTTGTCAAGATACTCCCAAGCTTTCTTATTTATCAACTTAACTCTGTTCATATTTCTATTAAACTCATTTGTTGTCCTCGACCTTGCACATTCCCACACCAAATATTTTAACTCACAGCTTGACCACTGCTTTGAGAAATTGTGCCACAAATGCCACACGCAGAATCGATGATGGACCCTTGGAAACACCTCCTAAATAGCAGGGATTAAACCCTGCAGAGAAGACAACACACAAAAAGATACTTAATCAAGTTAGTCCCTTAAATAATTTCATTAAATTAAAACAGTCCCTCAAACACTTTTCATTAAATTAAATCGATACTTAGAACGTATTATCGTATATCAATATCATCCTTACCTTCTGCATATCCGAGATGAAGCACCATTTGTTATCCCTGTAGTCTCCCAAATCCTTGTGCATTAGCTCCAGGAACCACTGCcaattatctttatttttcacaTTGACAATAGCATAAGCAATTACAAAGATGTGATTGTTAGCATCTTATCCACATGCTGTGAGGATTTGACCCCATGCAATGTCTTCAGAAACGCTCCATCCAATCCTATCAAAGGTCTACAACCTGCCTTAAACCCCCTCTTACAATCATCAAGACAGACATAGAATCGTTCAAACAGGGGTGGACTCTCGGACATGGGGATGACACCAACTTGTATTGTGGATCCGGGGTTGCTAGTCAGTAGTTCATTAGCATAGTCCCACAACAACCCATACTATGCTATTTCATCACCCTCTACAACTTTTCTAGCAGCTTTCAAGGCTTTAGTAATACATGTGCTATTCAAATACATATTACACTTTCTTACAAACCAGTCATAAATCTCTCGGTGCTTCATAGTGGAATGTTTCCTAAGTTTAGGTACTAATTTACTAAGTGTCCATGTTTGGGTGGCAGCTctattcttcttccttcttggACAGGTGTGACTATCAACTAGAGTTTTAATTTGCCAAGATCCGTTTTGTTTGTTACATGCACAATATACAACCCATGGACAATCTTCAGTCTAACAAACAGCTCTAACTCTAACTTTATCATTCTTTACGAATGAAATATTTCTACCCCACTAAATTGTGTAATCCCTTGTGGCTTGCATAAATTCATCCTTTGACTAAAATATCATACTAACCTCAAATTTCAAAAGCCCAAACTTAGTTTTCTCATTAAATTGAGAGTATACCGTTGGTGATTCTTCATCAGAGTCCAACTGTTTACCAGAATCTTCTGAATGCCATGAGTCAGCATCTGAGTCACCTTCAAGGTCATCATCATCCTCATTTAAATCTGCCAAGAAAAAGTTCAACACATAAGCTAACCTAATCAGTTgccaaataaattaattaaccaaTAACCCTAAGGAAGTAAACATACCAGAGTCAGAGCTTTGTTCATCTTCAGAACCCTAGCTCTTTTCATTGTCGTACTTCTTTTCATAGTTCTCTTTCTGTTTCTTGTTGTCGTTCAACCTCCCGCTCGAGCTGCTCCAATCGGCCGTGATGTCCATGTATCAACCCTAATATTTTCGTCGGATGTGGAGGTCCTTTATCCTCGGGTGGGTGGACTTCTGAGTTAATCTGTCACGAATGGGGGTTTGCTGACGTTCTTTCCccgtgggggggggggggggggagggggAGGGACAATTGTTCTTTCCTGTGGTGGAGGCAATGTAAGTGTTAGGTCGTCGTTGTGAGGCTCTGGTTCCAACTCGAATGCCGTATGGCCGTCTTCAAATTGACTGTCCGTCATATGTAGGTGTAAACTTCCAGGTCTCCGACAACAGCACCAATATTCCGAGGGGTTACCTAAAACTGGGTTGTATTTGGGTCTGACATGAGGTTCAGACTCCTTCTCAGGCAGTATCCGACTTGTGCTGGTGTCGAAGTGCCGTCGTTCGAGTTCTCGTGAGGAGATAGGAGTGGTATCTACAAGAGACTCACATGCTTAAGTTAAAAAAGAATTTAGGCAGGTTTTTAGGAGATTGGGTTCTAAGTATACCAGAGAGTGTcaatgtatttatagtagagtaTATAATCACATTTTAGAGTAGTTTCACTTTTATTGGTGGCTAACTGTTCCCTTTTTCTAAGGAGTTTGTTGAGATCTTCCTTCTAAATAAGTGGGATATATCTTGGGGGAGTAGTTACTGATTCGAATAAGTATGGTTGAACTGTCTTTGTGGCGGTCGATCTCTATGAGGTTAAGTAGTAGTGGAGGAGGCCACCTTAATTAGGTGGACTTTTATTCTTTTTAGGtctgattttataattttaggtTGGAGTATGAACAATAcctatatataaaaaatataattgagatataatacataaaaatataatttcttatattattaaataaattaagaaatataatattttatttaaataaaaaagtttgataaatttttttgaataaacaaaataaaaatcaattaaaagaATGTTCGTAATAATTACTATATCATTTTTAAGTAGACTGAATTTAATCTGTCAAACTTTCAGCAATTGATaattaaagtttaaaaattttttagggATAAAATTGCggtataaaattttaattgccCTGTTAGATAGTTGTTAGAAACTCTAGTATAACTCCCTAACATGagttaaattgaataaattaaaatttcaattattaaattaaGGTTTGAGTCAAATTTTAGAGATCAATTTAATCTTTAACTCAAATAGAATATAGCAAAAAGTGTCTAATAGTAATCTTAGCAGCAAGACAAATTATTCAGTAATTTAATTAGAAAcatatagttttttttatagCTCTTAAACTTATAAATCAAGAACTTATTCGTTacgaatataaattaataaattgttAAACCCTAACAATTATTTAAACGGACGAAAGagtttttttaatttccttccAGGAAACAAAATGGGCCTTTAGACGCAGAGGCGAAGAATCTGAGCCCAACAAAATGAAAAGCtagaaggaaaagaagaaaccCCAGTACCGACGACGAAGACAAGAAGTGAAGCAGCATCAGTGAGAACAGAGGAAGCAAgcagaaaggaaagaagaatgGGAAGAAAGAAGGGGTACGTGGAGTTCGATGAGTCGCCGCCGGACGACTTCGACCCGGAGAATCCGTACAAGGATCCGGTGGCTTTCTTGGAGATGAGGGAGCACATTGTCAGAGAGAAGTGGATCCAGATCGAGAAGGCTAAGATCATCAGGGAGAAGCTGCGATGGTGCTACCGCATCGAAGGCGTTAACCACCTTCAGAAATGCCGCCACCTCGTTCAGCAGTACCTTGATTCCACCCGCGGCATTGGTTGGGGCAAGGACGGTCGCCACCCTTCTCTCCACGGTACcctttcccttcccccttctacctttctctttgtttaggtCATTGATTATAGGGTCCTGAATTAAAAATTACGTTAAGACTTGCTCGTTATTAGTGATTTCTCATTATCAATATGCACGGGGTTTTGCCAATTATTGAATGCGATGAACGTAATTTGGGTTTGGGGTATTGGAATTCGTGCAAGAGAAACTTGCTTTGAGGAATAGGATATTTGACACTCATGGAAGATAATTTGGGCTTCTCTTGTTTAATAAACAAGGGGTTTTATGAATAGTTAAGTGGTGCGTGTGTAATATATGCCTAGTTGTGCCTTTTTGTTGCTCACTTTTGAGCTTGTGTCTCTTGATTATTTCATTTCTCATGCTTGTTTGATTTCTATATTCGAATTCGGTCCtctttttattgttgtttgtAAAGGTTTCATTTTCATGATGGAGGAAAGACCGGATAGTAAGGGACTGGATTAATTCCAATATTCTTTGGTTAATGGATAACCAATCCAATTTTATCTGATTCTGCTTATCTGCTGAAATAAATTTGGAAAAGAAAAGGcacttaacaaatatttttttcatggTCAATGGAATAGAGTTATCAAGTAGGTGTATGCGATTTATCTCAAGTTGTGATTGTTTGTAGCTGATGGATGAAATGGTATGTTTTGGGTATTTTGTATCCCATATTTGATGGATGGTACATAGTATTATATTCTGATAAATAtggaaatgaaaaagaaatgaaTACGCTTATTTTCAACTAACATAATGTAGAAGAATCAAATTAAAACTCACCCTATAATGTTATAGCTGGAAAGATCTGGAACAATATGCTTTGTGGTTAATCCTTTCAGTTACAATTAATTGTCTTCTACTCTTCCCTTTGGTGCTTTTTGTGATGATTCCTTTtgctttgttttattttctgaacTAGGTCCAAAACCTGAGGCTGTTGAGTCTGAATGACTAGACTGTCCTGTGGATAAATAAAAGGTAATTTCAAACTTCATTTCTGTTTCTCTTATTTACTTTTCTATatatgtaaaaatattattaggCAAATCATAGAGAAGGAAATAATTGTTCCAATGACGGAAAATGCCAATGCTGAGTAGAAATCCCTTTATGTTGTTACTAGTCAGTTATGTTTCCGACttttaaagaatttgatttGCTTATTTGAAGTTTGGGATGCTCAGTAACAGCTTGTGATTGAGCACATCCCAAACTTTGGTTGAGAGAGTAACTACACATCATTTACGATTTGATGTGCACAAGAATATAAAGATCAACTTTCATAAGGGGCTATGGTTTGATTGTTGTCATCATAGACCTCTCAATTTAGATtctctaatttctaaaatttatttaagaGAAATTTGATACAGGTGACTGGTGTGACAGTAGTAAGGTGGATTTCTGTTGAGTTAAGTTGTgagaaattatatatttatagcTTAAAATGAATTGGTGTTGATAGTAAGGAAAACATTATATTGAGCATCCACTAAGTTTGGATTTTTGCCCCACTGCAATTTCATAAACTTGATAATGACAAATAATTGGTGTTATTTGGTATATTTGGTGGGGAACGTTTGATTGCTTAATTTGATAGGTTTTTATAATTAGAAAGAAGTATAAGCACACGTTATTTTGTTCTTTCACATATTTTTCAATGTGGTTGAGAAGTCAGAAAGTTGAAACTTCTGCATAATGAAGCCTCTTTGACCAAATAAAGGATCTTAAACATAGTTCTTTTGGAATTTGTTGCCTTAATTGTATTTATTTCAAAAGGCACTAGCAATATTTGCATGTCCTTTAACTATAGGTTATGAACTCAGATATCATTGTAGTCTCATTTCCAAAGAATCTATCATTTATAACATGATTTTGCGGATGTGAACAAAAACTGATTTTTGGTTCTTTTGCAGGGAGATTGATTACGAAACTGATCATATTGCTGAAATCAAATACAAGGAGAAGTGCCTATGTTGGAgttcttgtgttcttttttCCTTACAACTCTATTTTGGCCTGGCTTGGGCTATTTTCCCTTGGCTTTAGTAGGCTCTTTGCTTCTTAGCATGCAAAAATGTAAACAAATTTGGTACATCagattataaaataaatttctcTAGTTTCTTCTTGTGTGATCTCAGGGTGCATTAATAATAATACGATTTCTGTGTGTTCTATGTATGGTATGGTCCATTCCTAATACTCAACAAAGACTTCAATGTGACTTTTTACTCCTTAGTTTTTCCCTTGAGTTGTTTCATGCGTATATTGAACACCATGACATTTCTCTTCTGCAATGATGCTAATGGTGGTGCTGTTGCATGTGAATTCAAAATGTAAAGGAAACTGTTTCTAAGAGGTATATAACCAATTATGCACTTTGAATTGAAATCAATGAAAGACTGAATTAAGCCGTTACTCTGAAATTTTGTTATCGACTATTGAGCCAAGTAGAGGAAATAACATTAAAGAAAGATAAATAATTTCTAGATTCCAAGGAGGTTAAGTTAATGTGAGCCTCGTTCAACATTACCATTGTATACATATCATAAATAACATTAGAAACGATTGTGAAGGAACTTCTCTTAAATCTGTTCTCACATTAATCATTAAAACTAAATATTACTTTATTTGTTTCTAATAATTTCAATGGCAACATCATTAAGATTGACAGTATCAATGCTGTaaagaatataaataaattcaaCAATACAGCAGCAGCAAATGTTTATTTTCCTCTTGAAATAATACAAGGTTGAGTGAGTGAAGAAGCTAAACAATAAGATCATGTCTCTTT from Arachis stenosperma cultivar V10309 chromosome 9, arast.V10309.gnm1.PFL2, whole genome shotgun sequence encodes the following:
- the LOC130947436 gene encoding NADH dehydrogenase [ubiquinone] 1 beta subcomplex subunit 10-B — its product is MGRKKGYVEFDESPPDDFDPENPYKDPVAFLEMREHIVREKWIQIEKAKIIREKLRWCYRIEGVNHLQKCRHLVQQYLDSTRGIGWGKDGRHPSLHGPKPEAVESE